A window of the Diabrotica undecimpunctata isolate CICGRU chromosome 1, icDiaUnde3, whole genome shotgun sequence genome harbors these coding sequences:
- the LOC140432418 gene encoding uncharacterized protein, which yields MILNGPRTRDHIFVLEGERILPTKNVKYLRVVLDMMLTFGEHVKYVVCKAEERTSVLIRIMPNRGGPGTAKRRILFEVIHSSLLCAALVWQQVLNIKKYRRMLEKPQRNALLRVARASRKAAVIQVIAGV from the coding sequence ATGATCCTTAATGGTCCGAGGACCAGAGACCATATATTTGTACTGGAGGGAGAAAGGATCTTACCTACCAAAAATGTGAAGTACTTGAGGGTAGTCCTAGATATGATGCTAACCTTTGGTGAACACGTGAAGTACGTTGTTTGCAAGGCAGAGGAGAGAACTTCGGTGCTGATAAGGATTATGCCCAATAGGGGAGGACCAGGGACTGCCAAAAGGAGAATTTTATTCGAAGTGATCCACTCTTCTCTACTCTGTGCGGCACTGGTATGGCAACAAGTGCTTAACATCAAGAAATATAGGAGAATGCTAGAAAAACCCCAAAGAAATGCACTGCTAAGGGTAGCACGTGCATCCAGAAAAGCAGCGGTCATTCAAGTAATCGCAGGGGTGTAA